Proteins encoded in a region of the Micromonas commoda chromosome 10, complete sequence genome:
- a CDS encoding predicted protein produces the protein MFGGGGAASPFGGGGTPAFGAQPQSSVSPLPATSPCRDLPTPRTVNHATSASLRSAPDLSGVLPSIASQPFGAQPAAGGFGAQPAAGGFGAPAGGGAFGAPAATSPGGGFGAPASGGFGAPSSGGFGAPAATPTSGGFGAPSSGGFGAPASGGFGQPSPSQGAFGQPSPSAGGGAFGQQAGGGGGFARSPTTSAFGAPSTPTAGGAFGAPTAGGAFGAPTAGGAFGAPSSGGSGAFGAPAGGGGAFGQPAAGTGASPFGAPSQSGGFGAPAAGTGAFGAASPGGGGAFGGPASGGSGAFGAPAGGGGAFGQPAAGGAFGAPAQSSPG, from the exons atgttcggcggcggaggagccgcgtcg cccttcggcggcggcggcacgcccgcgttcggcgcccaGCCGCAGAGCTCGGTGAGTCCACTCCCCGCCACCTCGCCGTGCCGCGATCTCCCCACGCCCCGCACCGTTAATcacgcgacgagcgcatcCCTCAGATCCGCGCCTGACCTCTCCGGCGTCCTCCCCTCGATCGCATCGCAGCCCTTCGGAGcgcagcccgcggcgggcggatTCGGCGcgcagcccgcggcgggcggattcggcgcgcccgcgggaggcggcgcgttcggcgcgcccgcggcgacgtccccgggcgGAGGATTCGGCGCCCCAGCCAGCGGAGGATTCGGCGCCCCGTCGtccggcggcttcggcgccccagccgcgacgcccacgagcgGAGGATTCGGCGCCCCGTCGTCCGGCGGATTCGGCGCCCCAGCCAGCGGAGGGTTCGGCcagccgtccccgtcccagGGCGCGTTCGGCCAGCCGAGCCCATCCGCGGGGGGTGGCGCGTTTGGGCAACAAgccggcggggggggcggctttgcgcgatcgccgacgacgagcgcgttcggggctccgtcgacgccaaccgcgggaggcgcgttcggcgcgcccaccgcgggtggcgcgttcggcgcgcccaccgcgggaggcgcgttcggcgcgccctcgtccggcggcagcggcgcgttcggcgcgcccgcgggcgggggtggcgcgTTTGGtcagcccgcggcgggaacgggcgCGAGCCCGTTTGGGGCGCCGTCGCAGTCGGGCGGGTttggcgcgcccgcggcgggaacgggcgCGTTCGGTGCGGCGTctcccggcggaggcggcgcgttcggcgggcccgcgagcggcggcagcggcgcattcggcgcgcccgcgggcgggggtggcgcATTCGGtcagcccgccgccggcggggctTTCGGAGCTCCCGCGCAATCGTCTCCCGG